CTTCCAGACCCCCCAAACGGAAAGAAAGCGAAAAGCCAACCTTTCGCCTCCATTCTGCACACATTTGGAGAGCGGCTGGTGGCGAGCGATCCGCACGATCGCTTTCCTCGCGGCGTCCCTGGACGGTCGGAGAGAGCCCAGGTGACTGAGCCTGAGGCTGAGCTTCCTCGGGAGCGATCCATGCCAGACACTTCTACCTTCAAGGGGGACTCGCGGCCAGGTTTAAGCGCGAAGGATGGGTGCCAGGGAAACAGACTGACTTCTAGACGACCTGCTCCTCCAGAGACTGACAACTCAGTCCTGCGGGCTTTCGGGGCGCCCAGACCAGTCCTTAGCCAGAGGATCTGGGGCTGCACAGCTCCCGGACTCTGGAGGGGGTGGTCCGGGGGCGGGAGACTACGAGCATCAGCCCACGCcggccccctccctccctgcggCGGCGAGGTGGGAAGGGCCAGGATGCGAGCTTAGCACCTCCCCTAGAAATGCAGCACTtcgcccccccccccaccacatCCCCTGCCCTGGGCGCTCCCTCTTTCACGCGCTCCCTCCCGCCTCCTTCCCAAGGGCGCCCTTCTCCTGCCCCCAGCTCACGTCTGAATCCCTCGGCGCCCCCTTTCTCTTATCCTAGCCCCTTCCTCACGTCCCCTGCCTCCGGGCATTTCCTTTCTCCAGGCCCCCACCCCCGCACCGCCTGATTCCGAGGGGCGGGAGCGCATTGGGCCGCGCACCGGTGGGGGCGCCGCGCCAGCTTCGCGTAGCTGCTCTGACGCCgttgccgccgccgccgccgccgccgccctccGCAGCCCAGCCCGCGCCCCGCGGCAGCTCCGCAGTGCACTAGCCActgccgccgccgccgtcgcTCTGCCAGACCTGCTGCCAGCTTGCCCGGTCCAGCCCTGAGCGAGCCTCGAACGCCGGCTGCGAGGGTCATGAGCCAGAGAGCCCCGGGGCGCCGCGCGGAGAGCAAGCGGAGATAGCGACTTTGCGCCCCCCCGGCCCTCGCCGTCTTACATCGCGTTCCCCGCATCCTCGGGTCCTTCTGTCCTTTCCGCTGTCCCCACCGCCGCCATGGCCACCTTGCTCCGCAGCAAGCTGTCCAACGTGGCCACGTCCGTGTCCAACAAGTCCCAGGCCAAGGTGAGCggcatgttcgccaggatgggtTTTCAGGCGGCCACGGATGAGGAGGCGGTGGGCTTCGCGCACTGCGACGACCTCGACTTTGAGCACCGCCAGGGCCTGCAGATGGACATCCTGAAAGCTGAGGGCGAGCCCTGCGGGGACGAGGGCGCTGAACCGCCCGTCGAGGGAGACATCCATTATCAGCGCGGCAGCGGCGCTCCTCTGCCGCCCTCGGGTTCCAAGGACCAGGTGGGAGCTGGTGGTGAGTTCGGGGGCCACGACAAGCCCAAGATCACGGCGTGGGAGGCAGGCTGGAACGTGACCAACGCCATCCAGGTGAGCGCGGGATTCCCAGTTCTGCCTGCCCTCccccctcccagctcagcctgccAGGCTCTGCCCCCGACAGAGTCACCCGGTGATCTCGGCCTCGAGACCCCCTCCTGAACCCAGGAATCTCCCTTTCTCCATCCCTCCAAGCCCTGCGCGGGGACCTACGCCCCCAGGCGGTGTCTCCCGCCCTAACCCACACTCCCTTCCATGGCACCAGCTGCAAGACCGCTAGGCTGAGGTTCGGTCTGAGACACCTGTCCGGAGACACTGCAAAAGTGAAGGAAATTGGGGcggggggagcagggagggatgagaaagaaagaaaatcaggattGGAGGGCACGATTTGGTCTTGGACTCTGGAACGGATTCACAGCTGCATTtttgggaggaaagaagaaggggAAATCGCTGAGCTCGGAGTCTCCTCCCCCCGCACACACGCATTGACACGCACACGTACACAGGCAGGCACACCACATACCCACAGCCCCCCTTCCCACGAACAAACGCGCAGGCACAGGCGCACACGACATGCATCTATATATAGACCACAGTACTATCCCCAAATGCACCTGCATACACCCCTACATCTCCATACACAAAAGCATGTACCTGCACATACCAAACACACGAATACTCGTTtgaacatatgcatacacacatgcacagaggcATGCAGAGAGGAACCAGCCTGCTCCCTCAGGTGCTTCCTGTTGGAGACATACAGGTGTACACACACGAACGCACACACATGCTCCCACACAAGCACATTTAGTCCGCAATAATCCGGCATTACCTGTGCACAGACTCGCCCCTCTCGCCCGAAATCCCGTCTGCACCGCAAAGAGGCGGCCAGCTTCTCCGCATGTGATCCTGGCGAAGCCCTCTCCAGAGGCTAAGAATGACCCCTGCTCTCTAGGCCCTCTCCCCTTATtcccaccccccactccccaccaggCGGCGCAGGACTCTTCCACCGGGAGCAGGTTTGGAGTCGTGGCAACGACCTCCGAGCTAGCAGTGGCTGGCAGGCTGCGGCTTTCTGGGCGGAAGGAGACTTCAGCTCTAGGCACCCCTGGACCCTTACAGCTTGGCTCCGCGGCGTTCCTAGAGCGCACTATCACTGGGGCCACGGAAGGCAGGTTTCCTGGGAGCAGAGGCCTTCCAGGGGTTGCTCGATATCTCGGGGTCAGCAGGACTCCACCGGGCCCTGAACACAAGATGGCCCGACCCAAGGCGCTTTCCATTCCGGGCCCGGCGAGACGGCCTTGCTGGATCACGGACCCGGGGCTGCTCCCGCCTTCGCTGTCTCTCGCGCCTTCCCGGGGCCTCTTTCAAAGCTCCGTTTGATAGGCCCcaagggaggccagggcaggaggctggAGTCTCGTAGGCCTCCAGGACCCTGGATTTCGTTAGCTCTTAGTCCCCATGTGGATTCTAAACCATACAGCCCAGTCCGCCCGACCCTGAACCTTCTGGTTCTAGACTCCTGCTCGGTTCGGCTTTCCGGCCCGCCGCGCTGGCGCCTTCTtgccaagctccacctcctaattGCCTCCGCAGCCTCCACTTAGTCCCCTTCCTTAGGACTCGCCCTCGCCACACTGTAACTCCACCCTTGTCCTAAGACTCTCAGTTTCCAACCCTGCTTCCTGCTCCCCGCGCCATGCTCCCCCAAGCAACTCCACATTGTCTCTGTTCTTGCCTCCCAGGGGCTTTGCCCCACCTTCAGCCCCTCACCCTCTCTACCCTATCTCCTTTCCCCGCCACAACTGCCGCCTTCAACGTTTCCTCCTCTGGTTTGAGCCTGAGACTCCCGAGTTTCCTTCTTTAGCTCCCGTGCCCCATTCCAGCCCCATCACAAATCCCGTGCCCTCTCTTTCCAGTGGCTCAGGCCCAGCTCGCTACCTTTCTTAGCGCCCCTTTCCGACtaccctccctcctgccccttctCAACTCCTCCCCCAACTCCTCATTCTGGTCGTGTCCCCAGAAACCATCCCGAAGTATCTCCTTTGCCTCCTGTGGCTTCTGCCTATTCTCAGCCCTCTCCCACCCTAGCTCTCTCGCTACCTCCAGCCATTAGCTCACCTTTCCTTCTCAGATCCATCCATAcatccctccctctccatctCTGGCTCGACACCGGGGCTCACTATTAGCTCCCCTACATCCACCCCGCAGCCTGCCCTTAACCTCTCCTCCCCGGCGGCTCAGACCCAATTCTCAGTGTCCTTAGCGCCCCCTTCGGGCCACAGCGTTAAGCCACGCCCCCCGGGCCCCTCATCGGTTGCTAAGTTCGCTGAGCGTCCGCGTCTGGTTGCCTCTCCGCCCCACAGGGCATGTTCGTGCTGGGCCTACCCTACGCCATCCTGCACGGCGGCTACCTGGGGTTGTTCCTCATCATCTTCGCCGCCGTGGTGTGCTGCTACACCGGCAAGATCCTCATCGCGTGCCTGTACGAGGAAAATGAAGACGGCGAGGTGGTGCGCGTGCGGGACTCTTACGTGGCCATAGCCAACGCCTGCTGCGCCCCGCGCTTCCCCACCCTGGGCGGCCGCGTGGTGAACGTGGCGCAGATCATCGAGCTAGTGATGACGTGCATCCTGTACGTGGTGGTGAGTGGCAACCTCATGTACAACAGCTTCCCGGGGCTGCCCGTGTCGCAGAAGTCCTGGTCCATTATCGCCACGGCCGTGCTCCTGCCTTGCGCCTTCCTTAAGAACCTCAAGGCCGTGTCCAAGTTCAGTCTGCTGTGCACTCTGGCCCACTTCGTCATCAATATCCTAGTCATAGCCTACTGTCTATCGCGGGCACGCGACTGGGCCTGGGAGAAGGTCAAGTTCTACATCGACGTCAAGAAGTTCCCCATCTCCATTGGTATTATTGTGTTCAGCTACACGTCGCAGATCTTCCTGCCTTCGCTGGAGGGCAATATGCAGCAGCCCAGCGAGTTCCACTGCATGATGAACTGGACGCACATCGCCGCCTGCGTGCTCAAGGGCCTCTTCGCACTCGTCGCCTACCTCACCTGGGCCGACGAGACCAAGGAGGTCATCACGGATAACCTGCCTGGCTCCATCCGCGCCGTGGTCAACATCTTTCTGGTGGCCAAGGCGCTGTTGTCCTATCCTCTGCCATTCTTCGCCGCTGTCGAGGTTCTGGAGAAGTCGCTCTTCCAGGAAGGCAGCCGCGCCTTTTTCCCGGCCTGCTACGGCGGCGACGGGCGCCTGAAGTCCTGGGGGCTGACGCTGCGCTGCGCGCTTGTCGTCTTCACGCTGCTCATGGCCATCTATGTGCCGCATTTCGCGCTGCTCATGGGCCTCACCGGCAGCCTCACGGGCGCCGGCCTCTGTTTCTTGCTGCCCAGCCTCTTTCACCTGCGCCTGCTCTGGCGCAAGCTGCTGTGGCACCAAGTCTTCTTCGACGTCGCCATCTTCGTCATCGGCGGCATCTGCAGCGTGTCCGGCTTCGTGCACTCCCTCGAGGGCCTCATCGAGGCCTACCGAACCAACGCGGAGGACTAGGGCTCAAGGGCGAGCCCCTGCCGCGCTTCCGCGTTCtgccccttctctcctccccccTTCCCCACCAGCCCAGTGCGCCCCCCCGCCGCGCTTGGGAAGCCAAGCTTTAAACATCTCTGGTTCCTAGTTTCTGATTATTCGGGgatggggggtgggaggggataGGGATTCACGATCCATCGCGTCTGCATTTCcgttgtcttttcttttccacaACACCCTGGTTTTGGGGGAAGGCAGGGCGCATTTGCGGGCAGGGTTCTCTGTTCTTCCAAGTGGGGCCCTGACACTTTGGTTCCAGTCACCGAGGGGGTTGGGAAGTGAGGGAGAGGGGGCGCAGCTCGCAGGCGTGGAAACTTGACCTTGGGGGGACATTTCACATCCATCCAGTGCTCGGAATCTACAGCGTCCAGCCATTTCCAGCAAGAGCGCTTCCCATTCCGGAGACGTTTCAACCCTGCAGCGGGAAAGGCTGACTGGGAAATCCGTTTCGGGCGGGAGATTTCCTTCAACGAAGCCGGGAGGCGAGAAGCCGCGGCGGGGCCAGCTTGCCTGCCGGTTTTCAGGAATCTAAACTCTCATCTTGTGCAATTTATCAGGTGTGGAACTGTTCTACTGTGCGTGTGGTGTGCTCGTGGTGAATAAGATGAAAtgtatatcagaaaaaaatctatCTCTAATTTAGACTGCGGTGCATAATTATATCCGCAAATAAAGAAGAGACAAAGGCTTGCGCGGCCTGGTGTCCGGTTTGTAAGTTCGTACCAGCCGGGATCCCCTGGCGCTGGGAGGAGTGGGAACTGGCTCCCGCCGGCTGAAACCGGACATGGGGAGCAGCTGTGGTTAAAGGGTCGGGGCAGGGCTCTAGGGAGCACAAAGATTAGTTGGTGTCGAGAAGGCTTCAGGTATGAGGAAGAAGCAGAAGACGGAGAGTGCTGTATCGGCCCCCTCAGCTGCCGGGACGAGGTTTGTTCTAATCTCTCCCCCGGGGCGGGTCCGTCTGAGACTTTGGTGGAGGTTCTCAACTTCCAATCTCAAAACAGAGTGGGACAGGAGGAGCTTTTATGGACCAGAACCTTAtaaatttgttcaacaaatatttataagcaGCCGGTCAGGGCTGGGGCAGTGTTGGAAACCTAGAGAAAGAAACTCAGCCTtgccctcctggagcttacagtctagtgaggTGGAGACAGGCAATAAACAAGGGCAGGCAGGAATCCACAGCCTGACTTCAGATTGTGAAGAGGGCTATAAGGGAAATCAAAAGTGGGCTGTGCCTTTTGCCAGGCCCCCAGAGCCAGGAGCCAATCTGGCCTGGCAGGAGGCATCTCCCACCGCGGAGAACCCCTCCCTGCAATCCAAGGTGGGGTTTGCACAGCCACAGCAAAGGGATCTGACTCTAGAATCGACAGCCTCAAGCTGTAGGGCCCCAGTCTCCCCTTATCTTGGGTAGCCTGTCTGATAAAGTGTTTGCCTGAATTACCCAAAAGATCTAGTCATTTTTTGTGCTGATCCCACTCCAGCGGCAGCACTTGCACTGTCTCCAGGAGGGCCAGTCCAGGAACTGTTGGGAAAGGTCAGAGTCAGACTTTCTGGGGGCAACTAGGAGTGCAAGTCGGTTGGGTGGATTCCGGTGTCCTCTCTCACCACGGAGGCAGAGGCTTCGTTAGCAACGACCTCTCCAGGTGCGAATGGTGCTGGAGAAAGAAGCCGGGGAGAATGCCTGTGTAGGGTGTGTGTTCCTCCTCGCCCGCCTGCAAGGGGCGTGTGAGAGGCTAGGTGAAGATATGCGTGTGGAGTTGGGGAGGCTGCATTGTGTGTTGTGagaatgtgtgcgtgtgtgcagaGCATCCGTGTGGGCGTGCTCCCTAAAGCGCCTGCGACAGAGGTGACCTCGCATCATCCTGGTTCTGCGGCCACAGAACTGGagtgggaagggaggagggataggACCAGGTGCCCTCAGTTATCACTGTGGCTTTAAAGGGCCATCTGAGAGGTCTGCTACCTTCGGCCTAATTCCCTGGTGTCACTATTGTCGCGCGTTCAGGATACGGGACTGGCTGAAGGGTCCTCAGTTTCCCATCTTCCCATGACCACTGACGTCTCCCAGGCCTGGGgcggaggggtggggtggggagctgaTGCTGATTGTTCATCCCCCGCCCCAACTCCCAAGGTTTCTCAGCGGGTCCACGGACCCTGGGGTGCGCTCCGAGTCCGTGTGTCTCCTTCAGAAAAATCCCGGACTTCTATAGTGGAAGGAAAGGTGGGAGCGTCACGCTGCACCAGCTCTGTCCTTCTAGTCTTTTAAAGGTCGAAGGAGACACTAGGCAGGCTCCGGACAGCGGTGCCAACTCTGCGGGCTCGCCTGGATCCGCTCCACTACTCCCGGTTCCAGGTTTTGTGCTCAGCTTGCAGCGTCTCTTGAATCCTGAGGGTGGCTGGG
This is a stretch of genomic DNA from Papio anubis isolate 15944 chromosome 16, Panubis1.0, whole genome shotgun sequence. It encodes these proteins:
- the SLC32A1 gene encoding vesicular inhibitory amino acid transporter, which produces MATLLRSKLSNVATSVSNKSQAKVSGMFARMGFQAATDEEAVGFAHCDDLDFEHRQGLQMDILKAEGEPCGDEGAEPPVEGDIHYQRGSGAPLPPSGSKDQVGAGGEFGGHDKPKITAWEAGWNVTNAIQGMFVLGLPYAILHGGYLGLFLIIFAAVVCCYTGKILIACLYEENEDGEVVRVRDSYVAIANACCAPRFPTLGGRVVNVAQIIELVMTCILYVVVSGNLMYNSFPGLPVSQKSWSIIATAVLLPCAFLKNLKAVSKFSLLCTLAHFVINILVIAYCLSRARDWAWEKVKFYIDVKKFPISIGIIVFSYTSQIFLPSLEGNMQQPSEFHCMMNWTHIAACVLKGLFALVAYLTWADETKEVITDNLPGSIRAVVNIFLVAKALLSYPLPFFAAVEVLEKSLFQEGSRAFFPACYGGDGRLKSWGLTLRCALVVFTLLMAIYVPHFALLMGLTGSLTGAGLCFLLPSLFHLRLLWRKLLWHQVFFDVAIFVIGGICSVSGFVHSLEGLIEAYRTNAED